The sequence CCCCGTCAGCGACGAAGAGGTTGGGTACGTCGTGGGCCTGACAGCTCGAGTTGAGGACCGAGGTGGACGGATCTGACCCCATGCGGGTGCACCCCAGCTCGTGGATGATGCGCCCGCCAGTCGCGATCCCGTAGCCATCCTCGGGCCCGGGCATGTCGCCCCAGGGCTTTCCTCCCATCTCCTCGATCAAAGCCCGGAAGGTCTCCTGCATGTGCTTGGCCTGCTTGTACTCGTAATCGCTCCACTTCCAGTGGAAGCGCAACACCGGGATCCCCCACCTGTCAACCACATTCGGGTCGATCTCGCAATAGGAGTCGTCGTTGGGGACCATCTCGCCCCGGCCGGAGAAGCCGACCGTCGAGCCGTAGTAGCGCCGGTACTGGTCCTTGAGGCCCTTGCCGTAGCCGCCTCCCTCATAGCGCTGAATGCCGCCCATGAACCCGTACGACGGCATCTGCCGTCCCCCCCAGACCTCGATGTGGTAGCCGCGAGGGAAGTCGAGCTTGGAGTTGTCCAGCCACCAGGGCATGTAGATGTGGGCGCCGCCGACGCCGTCCTCGTTGTGCGGCACCTGGTCGACGAGGCTGGGGATGAACCCGGACACGTCCACGCCGACCGTGTCGGTGAGGTACTTTCCGACCGTTCCGCTGGAGTTGGCGAGGCCCTGGGGGAAGAGGCTGGACCGGGAGTTGAGCAGGAGACGCGCCGTCTCGCATGCGCTCGCCGCGAGCACGACGATGCGCGCGGAAACGTGCTTGTCCTCGCCCGTGGTCTTGTCGATGTAGTTCACGCCCGTGACGCGACCGTCCTTCCCGACGGTGACCTCACGGGCCATCGCCTGGGTGATCAGCGTCAGCCGTCCCGTCTCCAGCGCGGGGCGAATCAGGACCCCCGGGCTGGAGAAATTGGAGTTGGTCCTGCACCCGCGGTAGCACTGTCCGCAGTAGTGACAGGGGGCGCGGCCGTTATGCGGCCGCGTGATGATCGACAGGCGCGAAGGAATGCAGGTGATATTGAGCCGGTCGGCTGCCTGCTTCACCAGCTTCTCGTAGCAGCGGGGCTCCGGCGGAGGGAGGAAGATACCGTCCGGGTGGTTGCGAAGCCCCTCGACGCTCCCGAAGATGCCGACCAACCGATCGACCCGGTCGTAGTAGGGGGCCAGGTCGTCATAGCCAATCGGCCAGTCCTCCCCGAGCCCGTCGATCGACTTGCGGCGGAAGTCGTCGGGACCGAAGCGAAGGGAGATGCGGCCCCAGTGGTTGGTGCGCCCGCCCAGCATGCGTCCGCGCCACCAGTCGAAGCGGGTCCCGGGCGCTCGCGTGTACGGCTCGCCCTCGATCTCCCATCCCCCGTCGCAGGCGTCGAACTCGCCAAACTGTCGTTCGCGGGTCGATGCCCCGCGCCGCGGGGACTGGTAGGGCCACTGGAGCATTTTGGCGTC is a genomic window of Longimicrobiaceae bacterium containing:
- a CDS encoding GMC family oxidoreductase → MPIRSSQDTHDVIIVGSGAGGGMAAYALTTAGARVLMLEAGGEWFPERDAKMLQWPYQSPRRGASTRERQFGEFDACDGGWEIEGEPYTRAPGTRFDWWRGRMLGGRTNHWGRISLRFGPDDFRRKSIDGLGEDWPIGYDDLAPYYDRVDRLVGIFGSVEGLRNHPDGIFLPPPEPRCYEKLVKQAADRLNITCIPSRLSIITRPHNGRAPCHYCGQCYRGCRTNSNFSSPGVLIRPALETGRLTLITQAMAREVTVGKDGRVTGVNYIDKTTGEDKHVSARIVVLAASACETARLLLNSRSSLFPQGLANSSGTVGKYLTDTVGVDVSGFIPSLVDQVPHNEDGVGGAHIYMPWWLDNSKLDFPRGYHIEVWGGRQMPSYGFMGGIQRYEGGGYGKGLKDQYRRYYGSTVGFSGRGEMVPNDDSYCEIDPNVVDRWGIPVLRFHWKWSDYEYKQAKHMQETFRALIEEMGGKPWGDMPGPEDGYGIATGGRIIHELGCTRMGSDPSTSVLNSSCQAHDVPNLFVADGGPFVSQADKNPTWTILALAWRTSDEIVRMRKAGEI